DNA sequence from the Ovis canadensis isolate MfBH-ARS-UI-01 breed Bighorn chromosome 2, ARS-UI_OviCan_v2, whole genome shotgun sequence genome:
GCACTTTTGGAACACTGTACCTTTAAAGTTTGTCTTTAATATTAATTGCTTTGGAAAaccaaaaatagaagaaaaacatctatggCAAAGTAcatttcattcagatttgacagCAGTAAAATACCTCCCCCCCAATATTAGTGCAGTGTCAATTCTGTCTATGTAAATCACTTGAGGATAGTTTTGTTATGGTATGACTGAATAACCaaaaaagttttgtttaaaaagtttGTCTTTGACTTAGTATTCAGTaatgcaaaaatgaaattaagcactgtaaaaagtctttaaaaatgaagttctACAAATGTGGTTCCCATTTACAACAGTTTTCATTAACAGATAATGAATTAAGTGTAGATACAATGTATCCAGTACCCTTAtaactacaataaaaaaaatctctagTAGCATGTATATAGATCGTGATATCTTTAGGAATACCAATATATAGTCAAAATATGTTCATACAGAACCAATACCTCTCCTTCTCCATGTAAaagaacacttttaaaaaataattaacaaaaatacCAATTAAACAATGGAACCTCATTTCATTTCACTGCGCCCAAAGTTATGACacaaaatattggcttaaagaggtagattaaaaagaaaaaggaaaccagaTTCTCCATTCTTTGTCACTTTTATTCAGtagtagtattttttttccttattttcagtgCCAGACACGGCAAGGAGTGATTACAGCCAACTGTTATTAAAACATTTGTTCGCAACATGTACCCCCTTTACCACTGACCCCAAACTGACTCGTTTGTGTGCTTTCgttctttcctttttataccACCACCAAGACTGGGTGGAGGGGCAAGGGGAAGAGAGATGAAAGGGAAGAGTCCAGGAGGCCAGAGAGGAGGAATGCTACAAGCCACAGTAAGAATGAGctgtatttaatttaaaaaaggggAGGAGGGGTGTACCCCACAAATGATACAGTAATGAGGATACACAATTAAATCCCATAAGCATGACTGAAGGCTTTCACTGTGTTTGACGTCATCACAATGGAAGGCATAAAAAGTGGAGTAAATCAATGTTGACACAGTCCAATCTAGTCCATTAGGCAAGATGGTGCAAGAAGTCATTTAAATTAAAAGTGCCCTACCCTTACCTAAATGGCTAGCAGACATGGAGAACACCACAGGGAGGGATCCACAGAGCTTTCTCCATGTAGCTATGGAAAATGTGTTGTCGAATGGCACATTGTCAAACACTGGAAAAGGGGCGCCACAATGgacctctctcttttttaagtacGAATGCTAGATTCAACTATCTCAACTAAGCAGGAAGTGGGTTCTTCTGCTAGGAAGGCCAACCCTAATTCACTTTGTCTTGAAATATATACAGATTGTTTGTAGTAGCTACAGCAATGATATTTTCCTTGGGGTGCCAGGCTGTGTGAAGTATTTTCTTGTTGAAGTCTAGGCTGTCAACACTGATTTCATCTTTCTTTCGCTTGCCACTTGCACACACTTTGCGTGGCTTCAGAACCGTGCGAGGTTTATTGTTTTCTCGTGATGCTTCCAGGGTTATGTCTCGCTTTGTGTTCCGGTCAAACATTCTGAAGAAATTATTGTAAGATCCAGTCATGACAACACTGGAAAAGGAGACAGAGCATCCAGtcaaataatgaaaatgagttttCGATGAACATTTCGCTGCCTAACAATGAACCTAAAAATGAGTTTTCGATGAATAAACTCTGCCTAATGCTCCAAAGCAAGAGCTACTGCAAGCAGATCGGGGTTTAGGGAGAGGGCTGCTGGCACCAACCCAGAGACCAATCACTGGAATAAACTAGGAATACGGTATCAGTTAATTTGATGTCTATTCATGACTCCTTTCATGACTGCCCAAACTGTCACCAAAGTTGAAAGCATCCTCAAGTAAGGCTTGTAAGTAGTAGTGAATGGTCTTAGTTGAAAACATTTACAACCCCAGTCTATGCAGTCCTCCAGACCAGCCaaccaacaacaaaacacaaaactgtgGTATACACTTCTAAGAAAACAATGCTTTATTCCCTGATTTACATTATAAGCTACTGATGTTCCTAGGACATGTCAGGTTCAAACAGCTTCTTATGAATGCTTTTAAGAAATctgcttcaaagaatataaaacaagtagcatatatcatttttattaattaaaaaatcatttaacctAAACACTAAATATATTATAAACAAGTATTTTTGacagatatttttataatttgtgtaGTTTAGACTGGCATCCCCATGTTACCTGCATTTTTGAGGTTTTAATGGATTTTAATGGATTCTGATACCTAGTCTATAGCCATTTAAAAGGTGTTGCTAGCCAGCACTTCTATGGTATTCTTGCCAGGTATAACCTGAATCTAATCTAATCATGAGGGAGTATTAGCACTCAAATGAAGGAAAATTCTATACAATGAATGGCCTATGGTTTTAAAACAAGCTGAGATCATGAAAGGTAAGGGAAGAACGAAGAACTGTTCCAGATTAAAAGAGACAATGAGATGGGACAAAGAACATGACTGAGGGAACTTGTGATATTTACAGGGATCTGTGGATTAGACAGCAGTACTGCATCCATGTGAATTTTTCTGCCTTAGATGCCTGCACAGTCATTATACAGGAGAGCATCTTTCCAAAAAATTTTTACGTTAAGGGAAACAAACAGCTTTTCTATAATACGAGATGCTGTTTAAACAAAGGAGAATGAGCTGGTATAGCTGCGTGCTGCATGCTACTCCAGCAGCACCTTCCCTTTTCTGTTCCCCTGACGCCTCAGGCAGGGCAGTGGTGGTCAAAGGCGAAGCCTGCTTACTCCTTCAGCTTTACTGTGGCCAGCCTACTATGTGGCCTCATATTATAaccagataaaaataattttaaaaaaatcagacaacAGATAAATGATTTAAGTTCTGTTATCTTCAATAGCACCAGGAAACCTGCATCATATCAGGCTTCAGTGATAAAACTATTGTTGAGTAAAGTAATCTAATGAATATCTTGAAGGTAGGTTTAGTAATTCcagaattatgttttcttttactaTTGTCTGTTCTCCTGGAACATAATGAAtggtaaataaatacatgaaacaacagactggttccaaattgggaaaggggtacgtcaaggctgtatattgtcaccctgcttatttaacttatatgcagagtacatcatgcgaaacaccaggctggatgaaacacaaggtggaatcaagactgccgggagaactatcaataacctcagatatgcagatgacaccaccctaatggcaaaaagaagaactaaagagcctcttgatgaaagtgaaagaggagagtgaaaaagttggcttaaaactcaacattcagaaaactaacatcatggcatctggtcccatcacttcatggcaaatagatgggtaaacaatgggaACAgggacaaactttattttcttgggctccaaaatcactgcagatggtgactgcagccgtgaaattaaaagagggttgttccttggaagaaaagctatgaccaacctagaaagcatattaaaaagcagagacattactttgctaacaaaggtccatttagtcaaatgtgactgtttttccagtagtcagtcatgtatggatgtgagagttggaaagctgagtgctgaagaattgatgcttttgaactgtggtgttggagaagactcttgagagtcccttggactgcagggagatcaaaccagtcaatcctaaaggaaatcagtcctgaatattcactggaaggactgatgctgaagctgaagctccaatactctggccacctgatgcgaagaacagactcatttgaaaagaccctgatgctgagaaagactgaaggcaggaggagaaggggatgacacaggatgagatggttggatggcatcaccaactcgatggacttaagtttgagtaagctccgggagttagtgacggacagggaagcctggtatgcagtccacggggtcacaaagagtcagacacgactgagtgactgaactgaactgaataaatactgACAACCAAACTGAAAAGATTAAGACTTGTCCTTTGAAATAATGGTACACGTTTTGATGACACAGTAAAAAGAAACTGTACTATGGCAAAGCTGTGGATTATAACAAGCCTAACCATCATGGtaatatggttaaaataataCATAGTAATTACTTCTTCTCTTCTATGAGGTATTGATGTAGTATCCAGAAAAACTGGTGTGTAGAACTCCAAATGAAGTATCTACTACCTAAATATTTCTGAAACCAATTTAACAGCAAAGTAACAAACACACTGAAATTTCACCATTTTAACTACTGGTATATAAACAAAGTGATTGATCTGgttcattaaaggaaaaaattagaatttatataatttattatatccATAAGTTTCTAGTGTATTTTCACATTTACTTAGTGAAAcacaatgtttaatttttatctgCCAATATTGTTGTAAGATTTCAAGGAAACCCTTAGGAAAATAAAGTTGGGAAACATTTATCTCAGTCAAAAAACACATTGGCCATTAGCAAATGTGGCAATCATACTAAGAGTGTAATAGTAAATTTCTTTCCTCTAATAGAATTCACATTTGAATAAGATGTTCAGTTCAAATTAAAATCAATTTACCTGTCAGATCCATTCCAACAACATTCAAATTTGTCAAATATGCAGTCATTTTCATACAGTGAACAAAGTTTACTTCTGAGGTATTCATGCACCtggtggggggagaaaaaaatattatacacaaatacacacacatatgtgtacttAGCCTACATCACATGATCTACTGCTCTTGAAACTAGAAAATGATTTAACAAGTCTGTATCTTTTTAAGAAGGACTATATAGACATATGGATTgagtgaaactcactcagttgtgtccaactctttgcgaccctatggattgtacccactagggtcctctgtccatggaattcttcagatcATATACATACTTTAATCTCATTAAAACTCAATtctcagaacaaaacaaaaactcagttcTCTGAGAAATAGTAAATGTATTGAGCTCCCCATTCcacaaatacacatttttcttcCATACAACTGAGAGATATACCCTCCTGGGAATGGCACATTTACTCTTCATAAGTTTGACTAGAATAGCAGgccagaaaacattttaaaatggcaCAGATAAGACACAGATTAAAGAATATATAGCAATATTTGAATTTTCCAACACTTGATTTTCTATTAATTGTTGATTAAAAAACATACAATACTGTGACTTTACTTCAACTACCATTTTTGGGGCATAACTAACTAAAGCCTACAGTATCATTAAGTGCCTATGTTATGTACTGCATGACCCTGCCCTGATCCAGTGATAAATTATATGGTTACTTCACGTATGCATCATGGAAATATCTGACACACTTGTTATTGCTTACACACAgtatgtgctcagttactcaatcatgtccaactttctgtgaccccgtgactgtggcccaccaggctcctctgtctatggaattctccaggtaatactggagtgggctgccatttcctcctccagggatcttcccgatctaaggactgaacctgcatctcctgtggattttatattggcaggtggattctttacactgagccacctgggaagcccatttcttatatactacccaaagctaatgaaaatagttgttttttttaagtataattctATATTCACTAGTTTTCCACAAAGGTATcaactagaaaataaattttaaaagtattcttaGAAATGATACATTTCTATATTAATATTACTAAATTACAAAGGAAAGTTCCAAAGTATTTGTTGTGAtcataagggaaaaaaaggagtcTCTATCTCactgttctttttcatttaaatgagAACCTTAAAATGAAGTAATGATAGAAAAGAACATCTCAATGCTTAGAATTCTCTATGAAACAACCTAACATCATTTTAAGTGTCCGTTTTATCTTTAAGTATAATGGAATGATTCAGACCACTGTGTGTgacattttaagtgaaaatgttaaCACCGAGGATTTACAAAATTTGTGGGTTAGGACCCACAATGAGTATGTGAGGCAAATAGTAATATTTACATTACCCTTCAATCAGAAAACAGGTCGGCTAGATGCTTATACAAACTCAGTGGGAGTTGCATCTGTACCTGCTACACTGAGTATGATGTGAGTCTACTCCAATCACTAGGCCAGGTCAGCACAGGTAAAAAACTGCACCCTGTTGCAGCTGTGCACATCTTCATTCTCTGCTCCAGAAGAAAGGGACCCACGGGAGCAGCTTGGCTAACGAGAATCCAGAACTGACATTCTACGACACACAGGCAGCTCCCAAAGCTGTCTGCTGGGTACTCACAAGCCCCTCACCTTCAGCTTAAGACAACAGTTACCAGCCAGTTCACCTGACTGGGCAACACGCCAGGGTTAACCTCTAATTTAACTAGCAGTGTCCTCACTCCATCTGGGATGCCTCTAGTAGGCCTGGCCATTCTCGCCCGTCTTCTCCCCAGACCTCGGTAGAGACCTTAATTCCATCCTCACTTCAAATGTAGataacagtaggaaaaaaaagttattattgAAACAAATTGGTagctttacattttaaatgtaaaactaaatagaaaatacaaTCTATAAAAGTAGATATAAATTTAACATAAGGAAAAGCAGTGTATTCATGGATCTCTGAAGGAAAAAGCCCAATGGTGAACATACACTTTGTactgggattaacacatacaggctatatattcattgaaagaaagaattccaaataccTGGTATGTTTCCACAGGCCTGTTTTCCATATTTAAGTCCCAAATTTTGACTGACAAATAGTCTCTAGTCATCATATATCGACCACTATGGCTGAATTTTACATCAGAAATTGAAGAgatgatttcagaaaaaaaagacctGTTACTGGGATCTTCAGGTTCTTCAAACACTAAAACAAGCAAAATAGGTTGGGACCATCTGTAATTACTCTGGGTTGGACAAAGCATTTACAAAAAACATCATTCACAAACTTCCTAGCAGTGAGCTAAAAATGACAGGCCAATAAAGAACTGGAAAACATCTCAAAGAACATCTCTTAAGATTGTAACCTCCCTGAGAGAGTTCCTTAGGAGAATGAGAATGACATAGTACAGAAGCTGAAGAGGCCCAAGTGCATTACGTAGCACAGCACTTTCCAGAGTCCCATGGCTAACTCACC
Encoded proteins:
- the PPP2R2A gene encoding serine/threonine-protein phosphatase 2A 55 kDa regulatory subunit B alpha isoform isoform X3, translating into MDLMVEASPRRIFANAHTYHINSISINSDYETYLSADDLRINLWHLEITDRSFNIVDIKPANMEELTEVITAAEFHPNSCNTFVYSSSKGTIRLCDMRASALCDRHSKLFEEPEDPSNRSFFSEIISSISDVKFSHSGRYMMTRDYLSVKIWDLNMENRPVETYQVHEYLRSKLCSLYENDCIFDKFECCWNGSDSVVMTGSYNNFFRMFDRNTKRDITLEASRENNKPRTVLKPRKVCASGKRKKDEISVDSLDFNKKILHTAWHPKENIIAVATTNNLYIFQDKVN